In the Rattus rattus isolate New Zealand chromosome 18, Rrattus_CSIRO_v1, whole genome shotgun sequence genome, one interval contains:
- the Dnal4 gene encoding dynein light chain 4, axonemal: MGENEGKKEEADYKRLQTFPLVKHSDMPEEMRMETMELCVTACEKFSNNNESAAKMIKETMDKKFGSCWHVVIGEGFGFEITHEVKNLLYLFFGGTLAVCVWKCS; encoded by the coding sequence AtgggagagaatgaaggaaagaaagaggaggctgACTATAAGCGGCTGCAGACCTTCCCCCTGGTCAAGCACTCGGACATGCCGGAGGAGATGCGAATGGAGACCATGGAGCTTTGTGTCACAGCCTGTGAGAAATTCTCCAACAACAACGAGAGTGCGGCAAAGATGATCAAGGAGACGATGGACAAGAAGTTCGGCTCCTGCTGGCATGTGGTCATCGGCGAAGGTTTTGGGTTCGAGATCACCCACGAGGTGAAGAACCTCCTGTACCTGTTCTTCGGGGGAACCCTGGCCGTGTGCGTGTGGAAGTGCTCCTGA